AAAGTCCCTTGACAGCGCAGGCATCATAAGCCTTGCTGGCGAAACAGGGGACAGCGCGTGCGGGATAGGCCCGATTGCGGTTGCGATGCTCTTTGCAAAGCACAGCGGCTCTAAGAGGGGTGCGGTGCTCAAGTACAGCAATTCCGGGTACGCAACAAAGGACTATTCAAGCGTTGTTGCGTATTCATCGATTGCATTCGTATAATCAGGAAAAGCTATTTAAATCCTCTCATCTTTATATAATGGAACAATGGGGGAGTATGTATATGTTGAAAATAGCACCCAACACTAGGGCAATTGGCATTATCCTGGCGCTTTCATTTCTGATAATGCAGTTCGGCGTACTGCAGTTTGGTGCACAGCCTGCACAGACGATAACGGGGCTTTCTGTATTCGATGTATCCCAGAGCAGTGCGACAATATACCTGAACAGCAGCCTTGCCATACCGTTCACGATGAGGCTCACGAACGGCACATCAGGGACATCTTACTTAATAGTGGCCAATGGTGCGGCCCTACAGGCAAACGGCATATACGTAGGCATAAATCCGAGCAGCGGATCGCCGTCATTCAACGGCACGTTGTACATAAACACCAACATAAACAGCAGCGTGGTTCCGGGCACGTACGTGCTTAAGATAGAGAGCGGAGGCGCAGACCCACTGTATCCGGGGGTATTCAACTTCACGCTTACAGTAATGAACACAGCAGTGCCGATAACTACGCCGCCCATATCCGGGCACACGACATCCTATTCCGTGACATCCGCCCCGACAACCGTTACGCAGTCGCAGGGCGGCGGATCGCTTGGGGGGCTGTCGATGTCAAGCCTTGAGATAGCGGGCATAATAATAGTGATAATAATCATTGTTATCGTGCTGTTTGCTGTTTCCAGGAAGAAATAACGGGATGCAGGCCCGTTTGATGCCTGCACATTTTTATATTTTTATTCTACTATGCCTACCCCTATGAAGTCCTCGTTCCTGTATATCGCGAATCTTCCTAGCTCGCCGTACTCCTTGAACCTTTCTACAGGATAGGGCTTTCCGAGATTTACATCAGCATACACAACGCTGTTTGCCGCAACGCCCTTTGAAGGCGAAGGTGCAGAATACGACCCGGATATGGGCGAGAGCACCCTCTTTATTTTCAGGCCCTTTAGCTGCAGCTCGTGGCTGTTTATGCGTATCGAAAGGCCGGAGCCGGCCTTCCTGCCTTCAAGCCCTTTTATCAGGAACATCTTTGCTCCGAAAGAGCCCCTCCTGTGCGGGGCCTCGCCCTTGCCGTATATGACGCTGCCGCGCTCTATGCCAGTGGTGCCGCCGAACATGATAGCCACGTTTGTGCCCGCATGGGCAGACCTTACTTTCTTCCCCTTCACGTATATGCTTTTTATCGTGCCTGTCCTGCCTGAGGGCTCTATCCTTATCGAGTCGCCAGACTTCATGGAGCCGCTGTACACTATCCCGAACACGGATTCCCTGCCGTCTATTTCCATGCTGTCCTGCACGAATACCCTGAGCCCTTTACCCTTTTTGCCTGTTCTGGAATGCCTTGCGGCAAGCTCCCTTATGAGCTCAAGCATAGGCTTCCCCTTGTACCACTTCATTCTCCCAGATTTCGACACGAGGTTCTCGTTGTTGTATGCGGATATTGGCACGTAAGCAACGGGTCGGCCGAAACCTATGGAGCCAAGGTATTCGGATATTTCGCCCTTGGCGCTTTCGAATACCTTCCTGTCGTATTTCGCGTAGTCCATCTTGTTTACCGCGACTATGAGCGCCTTGGTGCCGAACATGCTTGACAGGAATATGTGCCTCTTCGTCTGCGGCCTGAATCCCTCATCGTCCTTTACGGATACCATCAGCACAGCTATGTCGCTGTTGGAGGCCCCGCTCATCATGTTCTTTATGAGCTCGAGATGCCCCGGCACGTCTATGAGCTCCAGTATCGCGTTCCTGTAGACCAGTTCCGCCCTTGTGGTGTCTATTGTCATCTCCTGCTCCCTTTCCTCTGAGAAGCTGTCCAGTATGTGCGCGGGTTCGAACCTCTTCGACCTGCTCGCTTTCCTGACCTCGCTTATCCTTGCCTGGGTGGTCGAGCCCGTGGCTATCAGAAGGTTTCCTATGAGTGTGGATTTCCCGTGGTCCTTTTCGCCAAGCATTGTTATGACGTACTTGTCCATGCAATCATCTCACATGTATCCAAGGGCCCTGAGCTTTTCCATGATGTATTCCTTTTCCTTGTCCTGCTGCCTGCCGCTCCTTTCCTCGGTTTTCGTGCCCCTCAATTCTGCTATTATCTCCTCTATTGAATCGGCATCCGACTTCAGCGGCACGGTGCAGTGGGTGCACCCGAGGCTCCTGTACCTGTAGCCGTTCTTAGCGAAGTATAGCGGGTTCATCGGAACCTTTTCCTTCTTGATGTAGCTCCAGATATCGATCTCGTTCCAGTCAAGCAGCGGATGTATCCTTATGTGAGAGCCTTTCTTGTCAAGCTTTGACGTGTAGTTGTTCCACAATTCAGCTGGCTGGTTCTTGTAGTTCCACTTGAACTCCTTGTCCCTTGGCGAGAAGTATCTTTCCTTCGCCCTTATCCCGTGCTCGTCCCTCCTTATCGAAACTATGAGCGCGTCGAACCCGTGCTCGTCCATTACCTTCTTGAGCGCCGTCGTCTTGTTTGCGCCGCAGCACGCGAATCCGGACATCTCCTCCTTTATCTCGCTCCTCGCGACTATGAGCTTCATCTTCCACTTCCTCGCCAGTTCCTCCCTGAACCTGTACGATTCCGGAAAATCTATGGAATTGTCTATGTGTATGACAGGGAATGGTATCTTCCCAAGGAACGCCTTCCTGGCCAGCGCGAGCATGGCCGTTGAGTCCTTGCCCATGCTCCACAGCGCCGCCATGTTCTTGAACTTGGAGTTCGCCTCCCTTATTATGAATATGCTTTTCTCCTCCAGCTTGTCCAGATCTTGCTCCATCATCTATATCGCCTTCCTGTTAACGTCAAGCTCCTTGAGGTACATCGTTGCGCCCTCAATGCCCTTACTTGTCTCCTTTATTATGGGAATCCTGTAAAGCTGCCTGTAGCTGCCGTCATATATGACAGCATATGCCTCCCTGAGGCTCATCTTCCCCTTCAGGCTGCTCGGATACACCACATAGTAGTATTTCGCCCTGTCCTTCAGCATCCTCTTCCTGAAAAGGCCCCAGTTCCTCTCATCTGGGTTCCTGCTGAACTCCCCAATGAATGGATCGCTCCCCGTTGTCTTGGCTCTTGCCCTTGGCACCATAACACCTTATTATACATAATTATAGAAAAATTATACATAATTAGATATAAAAACCTTTTCATCCAAGCTATTACAGATACTATGAAAGTGAAAAGGGCCAACAAGACCGCCTTTACGAGCATATCCATACCTACGCGCCTTTTCGCGAAGGTGGAGAAGCACATCTCCAATACGGGCTTCCCTTCGGTGTCAAGCTACGTGGCTTTCATACTGAGGGAGGTGCTGAGCGAGAAGGGGA
This is a stretch of genomic DNA from Candidatus Micrarchaeota archaeon. It encodes these proteins:
- the cysD gene encoding sulfate adenylyltransferase subunit CysD, producing the protein MEQDLDKLEEKSIFIIREANSKFKNMAALWSMGKDSTAMLALARKAFLGKIPFPVIHIDNSIDFPESYRFREELARKWKMKLIVARSEIKEEMSGFACCGANKTTALKKVMDEHGFDALIVSIRRDEHGIRAKERYFSPRDKEFKWNYKNQPAELWNNYTSKLDKKGSHIRIHPLLDWNEIDIWSYIKKEKVPMNPLYFAKNGYRYRSLGCTHCTVPLKSDADSIEEIIAELRGTKTEERSGRQQDKEKEYIMEKLRALGYM
- a CDS encoding CopG family transcriptional regulator → MKVKRANKTAFTSISIPTRLFAKVEKHISNTGFPSVSSYVAFILREVLSEKGNRKADYEAEIIRARLRELGYM